Genomic segment of Leuconostoc mesenteroides subsp. mesenteroides:
CCATACTGGTACACCGCTATAAGTGGCTAATCCTTCCACTGTAGCTTGTGAAAATCCGCGATATTCGATTGCATCGTACATACGTCCAAAAACTTTTGCCGTATCTTCCAAAGATTCTTTTTTGCCAAATTGAATATCATTTTTACCTAAAAACTCGGGATGAGCGCCTAAGTCATTTGCGGCAACAGTAAATGAAGAACGCGTACGTGTTGAAGTTTTTTCAAACAACAAGGCAATATTTTTCCCCTCAAGGTATTTGTGCGGTATATTATTTTGCTTTAAATATTTAAAGTGAGCCGCCAAATCAATAAGCGTCTCTAGCTCTTTTTTTGTAAAATCAATTTCTTTAAGAAAAGATTTCCCCTGAAAATGTGAATACATTACCTTGCCTCCAAAATGTTCTTATTACGTACAATTTCTTTTTTAACATTTTCCACAGCTGTACCGCCTAACGAAGTACGTCGGTTAACTGCTGTTTCAGATTGTAATTTCTCGTAAATATCTTCATCTATTTGTGGGGCGACAGCTTGCAAATCAGATAGAGACATTTTTTGTAGTGGTGTTTTTAATTGAATGCCTGTCAAAACTAATTGTCCCACAATTGCATGGGCTTCACGGAATGGTACACCTTTAGTGGCCAAGTAATCTGCTAGTTCAGTCGCATTTGAAAAATCATCTTGTGTTGTGGCTAGCATTCGTTCCTTATGAACAGTCAAACCACTTAGCATGCCTGTAAACACCTTAACAGAAGCTAGAACCGTATCCATCATATCAAATACTTGCTCTTTATCCTCTTGCATATCTTTATTGTAAGCTAAGGGTAATGATTTCATTGTTGTCAAGAGACCCATTAATGCACCGTAGCTTCTTCCTGTTTTTCCACGAACTAGTTCAGCAAAATCAGCATTCTTTTTTTGTGGCATAATTGATGAGCCAGTTGAAAAATCATCTGATAGTTCAATATAATTAAATTCGTAAGTTGACCACAAAATTAATTCTTCTGCCATTCTAGACAGATGCATCATTAGTATAGCAGCGTTTGACAAGAATTCTAAAGCAAAATCACGATCTGACACGGCATCTAATGAATTGTGATAGATACTGTCAAAACCCAGTTCTTTAGCAACAAATTCACGATCAATCGGGAAAGTTGTTCCAGCTAAAGCTGCTGCTCCTAGCGGTAAAATATCAGTGTGCTTTTGGTTAAATTCGAAACGTTCATAATCACGTTGAAACATTTCAAAATACGCAAGAAGATAGTGACCATAAGTTATTGGCTGCGCATGTTGCAAATGTGTATATCCAGACATGATAGTGCCTGCATGATCTGTCGCCAAAGTTAA
This window contains:
- the argH gene encoding argininosuccinate lyase, which codes for MSDKLWGGRFTAKAAEWVDEFGASIHFDQKMAAEDIEGSIAHAKMLGKQGIISTEESEQIVAGLKIINKELIAGKIEFDVKNEDIHMNIESLLTEKIGPVAGKLHTARSRNDQVATDFHLWVKHRLPHVLESLTELQEELLTLATDHAGTIMSGYTHLQHAQPITYGHYLLAYFEMFQRDYERFEFNQKHTDILPLGAAALAGTTFPIDREFVAKELGFDSIYHNSLDAVSDRDFALEFLSNAAILMMHLSRMAEELILWSTYEFNYIELSDDFSTGSSIMPQKKNADFAELVRGKTGRSYGALMGLLTTMKSLPLAYNKDMQEDKEQVFDMMDTVLASVKVFTGMLSGLTVHKERMLATTQDDFSNATELADYLATKGVPFREAHAIVGQLVLTGIQLKTPLQKMSLSDLQAVAPQIDEDIYEKLQSETAVNRRTSLGGTAVENVKKEIVRNKNILEAR